AGTTATCTGAAATATGGTGAATCCAGTAGTTAAGTGTTCTTACTTTAGCAAACAATAAAGCAAACTGAACTTAGTTAACATTAGAAAACAAAATGAGGTGTTGCCATGCAACACATTGAGTTGTAAGCACATGTTTACCAGGAAGTAGGGTACGTATTGCATCTTGGGAGTTTGTATTGACTTGGTCTTGTTTTAAGATGATAGCCCACAGTCCCTGGAAATTAGTTTTAAACTCTCAGGAACCACATCAGTGTCATAGCAATCTACTGATATGTGTGCATGCATAATTCTTTATCATAATGTGGTCCCTGAGAAGTTGAACTTACACAAGGGAAAGGTGTTGTTGAGACTTGAGTGGTCTAGGGACCAAAATCCAACCAACCATTGCCACAGACATGCATGTGGGTTAAAGTGTATGCTAGAGAACAAAGTGAGTAACAAGTCATAATGGCTGTTTGGCATATCTACAAATTTAGCTCTGGGTTTGTCTTGTAGATGTAGAACAACTGAGTGGATAACTTCCTCTGAATGTATCCGTGATGCCCATCAGTTTAGTCTTCTTGAGGATTCCTTGTGTGCTTGTTTTTTGCAGAAGAAAAATCACTGATGTTAATGTGCTACTACCTACAGTATGACCGACTACAACAGACCAGCAGTATAGTATGTAGTATGCATTGATCACCTATAGATGGTGCTGTGAACTAATGTTCTAAATGACCACATGTATTGTTCAATGCAAATTTGTGGAGTGCATTTCCCACTTTAaatcattaagaacacctgctctttccatgacatactgaTCAGGggaacgctatgatcccttattgatgtcacttgttaaatccacttcaatcagtgtggatgaaggggaggagacaagttaaatacGAATTTTTAAGTTGTgacaattgagaaatggattgtgtatgtgtgccattacaggtgaataggcaagacaaaagattttgTTTCCTTTGACcggggtatggtggtaggtgccaggcgcgcTTGTTTGAgtctgtcaagaactgcaacgttaggaacgtgttcctaatgtttggtatactcgtTGTATGTCAATGTTGCAAGCCAAAAGGTGGCAGTTTGTTTTTCAGTCACCCAAAATTGACAAGAAACACAGGTCATCATTGTGAAGGATGCTGTGGTTTCACCACAGCAACTATTTATTAGCAAAATTATGGAAATTAGTTCACTAACGTCCCCATCCAATGGAAACCGAGGGGTGGGGGCAGATATGTAACCTGAAACCATTACGAATCATATCGTCTTCGTCATCATAACAGTGCACTCCCACCCATCCACCTCCCTTTGTCTAACTTTGCACTTTATATCTATGATCCTGTCTGCTACAATGCTGTAGTTGTCATCCTCTTTTCAAAGTTTCTTTAAAATGATTTGGTGTAGGAATGTTACCGCCTGCAACATCACCTCAACGATGTGACGTCAAATTACATTTTAAGTTGCCTTTTTGGTCACTTTTCCAAAAACCAGACAGAGGATGACAAGTAAAAGTAAGAGTCCCTTTGTActtacagtacaagtcaaaagttgatacttactaattcaagggtttatttttactattttctacactgtagaataatagtgaagaaataacacatggaatcatgtcgtaacgaAAAAAGTTAGAttattcaaagcagccaccctttgccttgacagctttgcacactcttggcattctctcatccagcttcttgaggtagtcacctggaatgcattttaattaacaggtgtgccttgttcgaagtagatttgtggaatttctttccttaacgcgttggagccaatcagttgtgttgtgaccacagttggtatacagaagacagtccgaccaagtccatattatggcaagaattgctcaaataagcaaagagaaacgacagttcaaTATTTTACGGCGTACATGGTCAGTTAATGCagaaaattaagaactttgaatgtttcttcaagcgcagtcgcaaaaaccatcaagcgctgtgatgaaactggctctcatgaggaccgcaacaggaaaggaagactcagttaccagcctcagaaattgcagcccaaataaatgcttcagagttcaagtaacagacatcaactgttctactactactaaaaatgacaccaataagaagagacttgcttggtccaaaaacatgagcaatggacattagaccgatggagTTCAATTTTGAGATTTTTGCTTTCCAACCACCGTGttggtctttgtgagatgcagagttggtgaacagatgatctctgcatgcgtGGTTCCTACCATGAAGCATCGAGGTGGTGGTGTGATAGGActttgctggtgaaactgtcGTGATTTATCATTCAGGGGACACAACCATCATGGCTATCACAGCAATacacaatcccatctggtttgcacttaatggtattataatttgtttttcaacaggacaatgacccaacacacctacaggctgtgtaagggatttTTAACCAAGGCGAGTGATgtatcagatgatctggcctccacaatcacctgacctcaacccaaatgagatggtttgggatgagttggaccgcagagggaatgaaagcagccaacaagtgcccaggatgtaggaactccttcatgactgttggaaaagcatgccAGGTGAACCaagttgaaagaatgccaagagtgtgcaaagctgtcaaggcaaagggtagctacttcaAAGAAACAAACATTTTAAATAGATTGATTCAcatttagttactacatgattccatatctgttattttattgttttgatgtcttcactattatgctacaatgtagaatatagtaaaaataaaaccccttgaatgagtaggtgtcaaaaCTTCTCACTGATTCTGTATGTCCACACACATTCATGCACACTAAGTCACACAGCTGCACGCACTCACACAAGCAAACAGTGATGCAGCAAAGGCACTCACACACAGTCAtgcgcacagacacacagtgcTCACAGTGTCAGTGTGAATTGGTCTATCAAGAGCAAGTTGGTCTTAAAAATTGGTCTATTTCATTATTTCCATGGACACTAATTCTCAGAAGCCATCAGTCACAGAAACAAAATattgagatgtttttttttgaggggggggggttattcaATTAtaacatctaccatctagcccaaaaaacaaaacactggaaCTAAGGCATGCAAAGGCGCAAGTACCTAAACAGAAAAATGTGTCCATTCCTTTCCTAGAAGAAACAAATGCAAAGTCCCCCCTCCATCCTTTAAATAACTTGACCGGTTAAAACAAAATCTTAAAAACAGTGAaaatctccagccatagtgacaGTTGTACAAATATTTTACACAAACATTTTTCTACATGGCATTTTAAAAACGGAGTTTGAAGTTAAGAGGTTAAAAGTGAAGTTCTCTACAAAGTGTCCATGATCCAACCCCCTCCAGCCACAGACATCCCAAAGAAAATGGTCACTGAACACACGCTGGCCACCACACTGCCTGTATAGAAAGAGGGTAAAACAATGTTTAGAAAACATCGCTGCTATACTAGGTACCATGCCATAATGCCTATGCAATCGTTTCAGACCTACACAATGGCATCAGGCTAGGGGGGCTGATTTGGAATTGAGCATCTGTCCAGGCCAGACTCTAGACAGTCTTAATACAACCCCTTTATTATTACAACATGTAATTGCCTTTCAAGATCATTGAGTCTCTAACATGTTATAAGATATAATGTTCAGACTACCCTAGAAGAGGCCACAGTCCTTCAGGTTGTTCTTGATGATGACATCGGTGACTGCGTCGAAGACAAACTGCACATTCTTGGTGTCGGTGGCGCAAGTGAAGTGGGTGTAGATCTCCTTGGTGTCCTTCCTCTTGTTCAGGTCCTCAAACTGACACTGGATGTAGGCTGCTGCCTCCTCGTACGTGTTGGAGCCTTGGAAAGTTGGAGCAAGgacaaagggagacagagagatacccATAAATTTGTTGTCTTTTACCGTCACCATTGTGAGTTCCTGAGATGTTAAAGGCCCTATGCAGCCATTATATCAatttcaaatcatttctgggtaacaatgaagtaccttactgtaatagatttccatAAAAATAAAATGGGCAAAAATAGCTTGTTAGCTAaatatttctcaagcaagaattttgctcagactgtctgggagtggcctGAGTGGAGAGAACTGGAAACTAGCCGCTATTGGTCTATTAAACAATTAAgcacatggtgatgtcaccatggaaagctgTAACCTCtgcccatgcaaacctgctgattagaaggtcctgtgtagaatgtacactgctcaaaaaaataaagggaacactaaaataacatatcctagatctgaatgaatgaaatattcttattaaatacattttttctttacatagttgaatgtgctgacaacaaaaattacgcaaaaattatcaatggaaatcaaatttatcaacccatggaggtctggatttggagtcacactcaaaattaaagtggaaaaccacacttcaggttgatccaactttgatgtaatgtccttaaaacaagtcaaaatgagactcggtagtgtgtgtgtggcctccacgtgcctataTGGCCTCCCTACAATGCCCGAGCAtgctcctggacagtctgtggtgcaacgtggagttggtggatggagcgagacatgatgtgctcaattggattcaggtctgggaaacgggcggtccatagcatcaatgccttcctcttgcaggaactgctgacacactccagccacatgaggtctagcattgtcttgcattaggaggaacccagggccaaccgcaccagcacatggtctcacaaggggtctgaggagctcatctcggtacctaatggcagtcaggcgacctctggcgagcacatggagggctgtgcggccccccaaagaaatgccaccccacaccatgactgacccaccgccaaaccggtcatgctggaggatgttgcaggcagcagaacgttctccatggcgtctccagactgtcacgtctgtcacatgtgctcagcgtgaacctgctttcatctgttaagagcacagggcgccagtggcgaatttgccaatcttggtgttctctggcaaatgccaaacggtgttgggctgtaatgGAGGCGCTGGCagtgctctggcagtgctcttccttgcaaaggtggaggtagcggtcctgctgctgggttgttgccctcctccacgtctcctgatgtactggcctgtctcctggtagcgcctccatggtCTGGACACTACGCGGACAGACAcggcaaaccttcttgccacagctcgcattgatgtggcATCCTGGATGAACTGCACTGCCTgtgccacttgtgtgggttgtagactccgtctcatgctaccactagagtgaaagcaccgccagcattcaaaagtgaacaaaacatcagccaggaagcataggaactgagaagtggtctgtggtccccacctgtagaaccactcctttattggggggtgtcttgctaattgcctataatttccacctgttgtctattccatttgcacaacagcatgcgaaatgtattgtcaatcagtattgcttcctaagtggacagtttaatttcacagaagtgtgattgacttggagttacattgtgttgtttaagcgttccctttatttttttgagcagtgtattttcaaccagcaactatcaggaaataacactgaacAAATGTTTTTACACTTTTGAaatgttagtttcatcagctgttttaCAGTATGATATAAAAACACTGGAAAACAGAATTGACAGCAGGTGTGGTGAGATCTGATAATCTTCACAACATGACTCCAATTAAGATGACCTGGAACTCGCTGTGCGTTCAACCTGAGCAAGGCTTAGCACCGTTCACTAAAATCTGGGATTGAAGATGATTTGTAGAGTAGCTGATAATGATATATCACTGTCTCTTACCTGCGTACTCCGGGTAACAGATAGTGAGCGGACTCTTTTGGATCTTCTCCTCAAACAGATCCTTCTTgttgaggaagaggatgatggaGGTGTCTGTGAACCACTTGTTGTTGCAGATGGAGTCAAATAGCTTCATGCTCTCATGCATCCGGTTCTGAGGGACAGAAAGACAACCGCACAATGCTCTAATTACCCACAAACATGTGTATCACACCATGCAAGTTTGTTCtttgaaataaaaatgtttttttaaaaggcataTAAAACAGATATTTCACAACTGTTGCTATGGTTCTGATGATGTCTTCCTGACGCAATAGGGTCAGAAAATGTGAAACTCGATTTGTGGATAAATGAACACTTTTTTCATATGAGAAAGAATGAAAGATGACTGAGGGATTGCAGTAAATGAGATGAGAAAGATGACCGAAGCGTGAGTGAGAGTGTATAAGGATTACAGAGGGAGAGTGTGGGAGAGCAATATCAATGACTGATGTGCAAGGGATGAGTCTCACCATCTCCTCATCCTCGGCCAGCACAAGGTCGTAGTCACTGAGCGCCACACAGAAGATGATGGCGGTGACTCCCTCAAAGCAGTGTATCCACTTCTTCCTCTCGGACCTCTGACCCCCCACGTCAAACATTCTGGGGAGAAAATACACATACGGACTTGTTAGTATACATgagcaaacacgcacacaaaacTTTCAAAAAGTATTTTCAAACATCTCCACATTAAACGTTTTGCATTCTCTCACAAACCATCACACTCCTCATGAACACTACAGCTGGCAAACTTTAGCCCTGAACTGAACCCTCTGTAGACTAGAGGGTGTCATCAGCTGGCTTAAGGCGTCtgcatgcttcccagccaaaacagttcgGAAGAGTTTGTGCAAATATAACATTTGACGTTTGTTAGTTTTGGAAGTCAGTAAGGTTTTTAGGGGGTTGTTCGAGAACAGATtttagtttttgtttttttgaagCTAGTTGAAGTCGGGAGCCGAAATCTACGCCCCTTTATCTGATTGGTCAACTGTAGGGATTCTTCAGTAAGGTCTtatttgtcattcaacgagacgactcgttttcatgGACATTTCCTCCATTGAGAAATACTAcaccaaacatcttagatgtaaaattgcacgaCAAAGATCTCCTTGGCAAAAAGTtaaaaattaatgacagatttcagAGTACTTAGATTCATTCTGactttgaggaagtgtatactggctacagtgtctcaaaatggacaaagtACTATTGTTGTTTTGTTCTAGTTTTTccaagcgaaggtcttttaagggagtatgcgagcacattCGTTCGGTTCGCTTTGCCACCGGCCGAATTGAAGCATGCCGACACCTTTTGGCCTGTTGAGAAACCCCCTTATGGCGTATCTCCATACAGGATTTACCTCAGTGTTTTACCCACAAGGCTTGAGACTTTCCTGTTTCCATCTACGTGGGCCGGCACACGTGCCTCACTGGACCATGGCAATGACATACCTGTTCTCACATGGGGCCAAAGCCAGGCCACTGGTCTTTCACATAATGGCTAACTGAactttaacaccttctcacaaagtAGAGGTTTAGATTATGCAGAGGTTTTGATGCTGCTCTTCACAAGTCTTTACTGTCACAATTTTCCTTGTATAACACAAGGGTGTATACACTAGTGTAACATTGGTGTTTGTCAAAAAGGAGCACTAGTGGGTACAGCTGTTAAATTAGGTAGTTTCAGACACTATTAAGATGCACCCTTAGAGTGGGTACACTGGGGACTGTCTCACTTGAAGTGGAGGTCTTTGAAGGTGAAATGAGTCTCCACGATGCCGGTGGTCTTCACCCTGGTCCTCAGCACGTCTTGCTGGGTGGGCACGTACGCTCCATGGGCTATCCTGTCCAGGTCATTCAGATAACTGGGAGAGAATGATGGATAGGGAGGTCAGTGTCCGCAGTTTGTTGAATGTCGCAGTTGTATGGAGGAGGTTAATGTACTTTCTGAAGCaggactatgtgtgtgtgtgtgttactcactAGGCAGCGGAGTCATTGAGCTGGTACTCTCGTGAGCGGCCGAAGCAGGCCTGGACCCCACCGTCCTTCCAGAGGCGCTGGATGACTCCGGCCAGCTCACCGGTCATGAAGCCCTCCTCTGCCGATCCCGCCAGCACAAACAGCTGACGAGCATCATCCTGGTAAGGGACATGAAACAACTAACGGTTAGGAGGCAGAAGCAGTAAGGTAGGGTTTATTCAGACATTCTCCCTTTTGTTTTAAACCTAAGATTCCACACAGACCTTCTGGTAACCTGGGTGGGTGAAGTTGAGCTATATTGTTTACTTCCACCCATTAACTTCTTCCATCTATGAAATAGCACAAATTTGTATCTttttgaggtcagggctagaggttGAGCTGGGAATTACTTTTCTTCACCTCTCCATTAAAAACTACCATCAACCCTCCCCATGCCTCTTATAGCCAGACCCTATCCCCTGCCATTTGACCCCATAGACTAACCATCACCACTCCTGAACTCCccagcacagatctaggatcagcttgcccTCACAAAACCTAATCTTAACTATAAGgaataaaaaaacatatatttttaaaaagcacAAAACTGCTCTTGAATCATTATGTAGATCTCCCAGTGTCCTACTCCACTCACCGCTCTGGCTGCTTCAGCGAAGTCGATCTTGAGGCGCCCCATGGCTCTGATGATGGCGATGATCGACTGGATGGTGTTGCTGTACACCACTGCCTTGTACTGCTTACACTCCTCCTCTGAATAGCCCGCCTCATGGATGAtcctgggaggggagggagagagcgagggaaagtaGCAAGACGTGGCAGAGTAGGACAACAGGAGAAAGAAAGCATGAATAAACAACTAGGCCTATTGCTTGTTATTCAAATGTGTTTTGAAACGACATTGATACATGTAAAGTGAACATTTCTATTTAGATAACGAGAAACTTACTTCATCTGTTTGACAATGGTACTCTTCCCTGACTCCCCAGCACCTGAGAGAccaggacagagggaaagagaaggaaggaggccAATTAACGAGTGATAGACTTAACATTCTCCATTCATTCATGGCTGTTTTGACTTGAGCTATTGGGCTAGATCCTAACTTGAGATCCACACATGTAAGCCTAACTCACGCTTTGCACAAGGCCCTATGAGACTAACCTGTCCAGGGACTGAGTAGCTCATAGGTATTCAGCGTTGGGAAACGAAGTTTCTGATCTGCCCTAAAGGGAGTTCATCAGGCTCTAGTTTAATAGGATTAATTAACTGCACCTTCCTACCAATGAGCTTATAGCTCTGGCATGCTGAAGACTTAGCATCCCACATTATACTCTGACTAACTGGTTGTGTACACCATCCACAGCGTCACATCCACTTTGGCAACGACTGATATGAGTAGCAATGTCACGataattttaaaaagtgttttacgggggggggggggatcacgtGACCCTTGAACGAGATGGCCGCATGAACTAAGAGCTCCGCACAAGTAGTTTCCAATTCCTAATCTTACCTCCACCCCAAGTTCACACTCATTTAGCTTTAGCAAGAAAAAGTCATGGCGGCTACAAAAGGCGACACTACAGGTGACATTTTTACCCGGACTCGAGTATTAGCGACGGAAAAAGCCTCCAAGAAGAAGCTAGCTTCAGAAAAAACTAGCGCCATTAGCCAGGAGCAAGAGAACCCGCTCCGCCACGAGGCACAACGAATGCCAACCTCGCACTCTGTCGAAGATATCCTTTCTGAGATGagatcccaacgtacagaactaaacactaaattagatgccattaattctcagctcagtgcgatagggggcaaggtgacaatcctggaaaacgctttgcctgacatcaacaacaaaataaccataaacgcggggcgcctggacgaggcagaggggcgaatcctatccatggaaaacttattgacagatgccatggaaacaatagcatatgctaaaaagaaaatcgagcatctggaagagaaaacagaggacctggaaaacagggggcgaaggaataattgtgttctattcaatctgggcgaaaaagaagagggaaacatgccactgatccgctacctgcaagacaaacttcCCGAGTGGCTCCACCTGCCCACCGACAGGCCCATAGAACTCGAGAGAGCTCACCGAGCACTGAGGCCCCCTCCAGCAGCCGGACAACCACCGCGCCCaatcaccatacgtttcctgagattcaccgacaaggaacgagtcctacaggcggcgaaaaacaacaccatcacagtgggaaacaccaaactcgctttacaccaggacctgtcagctggaatacgccgaaagcgccgagaatttgacgaagtgaagaaatactccattgaccgaggcatcttcaggggattcaaatacccaaacgagctcaggattcttcaccaaggagccttgcgacacttcaaaactcccgaagaggcaaaacgttttttgaaagacaatcctggccaatgagaaacagaccaatgactaaatgcgattaatgccattactaaaggaggtaagacgacatatagccgatatccagagatccaccccctaaatgtcattatagccgtccaatttatatttattgtcCTTTAACTGAGAGGGGTGGGCtgtatagcctaacctaggcctactaatgtttcagcctacttttatttccctgttttttgttgttgttgctattatTACCTGGGGTTCCCCATGTCCCTTGGGGAGGTATATGTAGGCTGGGCtattgatttttatttttctcccctcttttactgtggtctggacgagggcaactgtgttatttactcaatgcggggtggagaggatgaggcatttatttggtggggagagggggacgttgtgcgttgctaactgttcccggtttttgttttattcggaacacagaattgagacagagcgggggggtaatagatccaacgggatgtgtcgagttgtttgggaactcggctggggtgttcagagattattattttatgtacaccatttattttccttttatgtgaacgcagctgtaattactatccacttttacccagcgatgacttgcactaaagttcgattgctgctcgatgacgatgactagtaccttaaatctattgacaactgccatggtctaggacatgcaataaaacgaaaaaagatactatgtgctctaaaaaaggaaaaagcagacattgcgctattacaagagacacacctctgtgatgctgaacatgccaaactccgcagagcttgggtgggacaggtatttctcatctttcaaatcaaacagtagaggcacagccatacttatccataaaaatgttccattcataattgacaaaaacatatctgatccggaggggagatttattttgataactgggtcactatatggtcaaccaattactatattaaacatatacgcccctaacacagatactcctgccttcatgtcaaaaatcataaccctgttcaatgagcattgtgtctcctttggcgtggtggctggagattttaattgtacccttaacccaaccctagacaaatcatctcaagtccccaccacaaatcctagatctgcaaagatgttgaagtctcttactaaagagatgggactgatagatatctggagagagaataatagctcatctatggactatacatactactctaatgtccataacacctactcccgtatagattacatttttatcccaaagagtttcataaattcagccacatgtacaatcggacccatagcactttcagatcacacctttgtccacctccgctttgacctctgcaaaaacatcccgaggtcaaagagctggaaattcaacacctccatgctaTTAAATGACGagttccatacattggtaactacatggatagacaactacacacaagacaataaagattctcctgtttctccggccacaatgtgggacgctgctaaagccacactaagaggtcatctaattgcatatgcttcctctaagaaaaaagcaatggaagcacacaggctagatcttgagagggagctggaatgctgtgaaaaaaatacataaacaatcccTAGACAGCACTTCCTGGAGTCATcttaaagcagccaaagccaaactgaatttggactacactcgggagataaaaaaaaaagttttctttactaaacagaaataccatgagtatagcaataggcccagtagattgcttgcttaccaattaaaaaaggagcagtcagagcgtacaatcatggctatccgaacagcagaggacgaggtcacatatgacccaaaaaagatcaatttaactttatgatttttactgcaaactatatacctctgagagaaaacacacggaggcagagctccactctttcctagagggaatctcgctacctaaactatcagagaccgaccaggaagatctcaactcccccttcactcctgaggagatcctggaggcaattacctccatgccacctaataagtccccaggcccagatggattccccagagagttctacaaagctttttggccccagctcagccctatcttcatgccaatgctggaggatttttgcaaaaacggagttctcccagactcaatgcacacagctcgcattacagtgttgctaaaaaaggacaaggaccccctatcctgctcgtccttccggcccataagcttgttggatttcgactataaaataattaccaaattgctcgccaaaagactaaacactcttcttcccaaaataataaaagcggaccaaactggatttattagagacagatactcttctgataacattcgccgtctttttgatattattgatcaagtaaacgcacaaaagacccctgtcctgctggcttcactggatgctgagaaggcgtttgacaggatggagtggagctttctgttttcagtcttagaaaagttcaatatgggcccaaattttattaaatggatcaaatcactatactctcatccaaatgccatggtgactactaatggactgaactctgacagattccctctggaacggggcacaagacaagggtgctcgctgtccccgctgctctacttgttgggggcggagcctctggcagagctgataaggagcaatccaagtattatgggtgtttctgcaggcggactgcagcacaagatttcgctttacgcggatgatgtcttgctctacatatccaaccctgagaaatccctccctctcattttagacacaatttctcagtatggcaagttttcaggttctaagatcaattttaacaaatccactgtctgccctctcaatattacactcaccagctctatgaagacactttgtcctttccaatggaaaacacaggggtttcaatacctcgggatcttcataacaccagatctgaatagcctttttaaggaaaattatcttccactcctggatcgaatcaagaacgatctccaaacctggatctccctcccaattagcttagtaggaagaattaatgtaatccgtatgaacgtcctccctagactaaactacttatttcagatgctcccatgctatctcccagtttccttcttcaaaacaactaaccaaagcatcaccaaatttatatggggc
This window of the Oncorhynchus clarkii lewisi isolate Uvic-CL-2024 chromosome 1, UVic_Ocla_1.0, whole genome shotgun sequence genome carries:
- the LOC139406764 gene encoding guanine nucleotide-binding protein G(i) subunit alpha-1-like; protein product: MGCTLSTGDKAAQERSKIIDRNLRDDGEKAAREVKLLLLGAGESGKSTIVKQMKIIHEAGYSEEECKQYKAVVYSNTIQSIIAIIRAMGRLKIDFAEAARADDARQLFVLAGSAEEGFMTGELAGVIQRLWKDGGVQACFGRSREYQLNDSAAYYLNDLDRIAHGAYVPTQQDVLRTRVKTTGIVETHFTFKDLHFKMFDVGGQRSERKKWIHCFEGVTAIIFCVALSDYDLVLAEDEEMNRMHESMKLFDSICNNKWFTDTSIILFLNKKDLFEEKIQKSPLTICYPEYAGSNTYEEAAAYIQCQFEDLNKRKDTKEIYTHFTCATDTKNVQFVFDAVTDVIIKNNLKDCGLF